Proteins encoded together in one Tripterygium wilfordii isolate XIE 37 chromosome 14, ASM1340144v1, whole genome shotgun sequence window:
- the LOC120014177 gene encoding uncharacterized protein LOC120014177 codes for MRLAGDHRRLQLNELDELRTEAYENSRIYKEKTKAFHDKLIAKKTFEVGQKVLFDSRLKLFPGKLRSRWRGPFVVTNVFSHGAVEIQNPKTGSTFKVNGHQLKPYLELVTERLVENVPLLDPDVSA; via the coding sequence atgaGGTTGGCGGGTGATCATAGACGTCTTCAATTGAATGAACTTGACGAGTTAAGGACTGAAGCATATGAGAATTCTCGAATTTACAAGGAGAAGACGAAGGCATTTCATGATAAGCTAATTGCCAAGAAGACCTTTGAAGTTGGCCAGAAAGTCCTCTTTGATTCTCGACTTAAGTTGTTTCCGGGTAAACTTCGCTCTCGTTGGCGTGGACCATTTGTTGTTACTAACGTTTTCTCTCATGGTGCAGTTGAAATTCAGAACCCAAAAACAGGGAGCACTTTTAAGGTGAATGGGCATCAGCttaagccataccttgagctggTCACAGAGCGGTTGGTGGAGAATGTACCTCTCCTCGACCCTGACGTTAGTGCATGA